AGGTGGATGCCTACGGCGGCTATTCGCACCTCGCCACGTCGGATCGTAACGGTGGCGAACCCTTGAAGCTGGCTTTCTGTTGGGCACATGGGCGTAGAAAGCTGATCAAGGCCGCGCCTAAGAGCGGATCACCCATCGTCGACGAGGCGCTCATTCGCATCGCCGCGCTATACAAGATCGAAGACAGTATCCGAGGTTCAGATCCCGAACATCGCCGGGCAGTTCGACAGGACCTGTCCCTCCCGCTGGTGGACGAGTTCTTCACCTGGCTGGCAGCCCAGGCCGCGCGCGTCTCACGCAAGTCTGACCTCGGAAAAGCCCTGGCCTATATGCTGACGCGACAGGATGGCTTCCGGCTGTTCCTGGACGATGGCCATGTCGATATCGACTCCAACCTGGTGGAAAACGCGATCCGCCGCCCGGCCATGAACCGCCGCAATGCGCTCTTTGCGGGGCACGATGAAGGGGGGCGCAATTGGGCTCGGTTTGCCAGTCTCATCGGCACTTGCAAAATGAACGGCGTTGAACCTTACACCTATCTGTGCGACCTCTTCACCCGCCTCGCAAACGGCCACCTCGTCAAAGACATCGATGCCCTGATGCCCTGATGCCCTGATGCCTTGGGCCTATGCCGCCCGCATCAAGGCCTCACAATGAGCTCGTCAGATACTCGTCGGTGAGCTCACACCGGCCCCAAGGCAAAACTATCAAGCCGCTGCAACTGAAAAATCAATGGGGCGCAGACGCCGCATACGGTGATCCGCGACAACGTCGCCTTTCAAAAAAGTCCGCGAGCGGAAGAATTGGTCAAGGCGCGTGGTGCGTGGCTGCTGTTCCTGCCGCCTTATTCCCCGGACCTCAATCCATTGAGATGGCCTTCTCAAAGCTCAAGACGCTGCTGCGCAAACAGCCGCAAGAACCTTCGAAACCATAACTCAAGCTCTTGGTGACATCTGCGACCTTTTCCCGATCACAGAATGCCGGAATTTCTTCAAAGCTGCAGGCTATGAGGGGGAATAGATGCAACCTGCTTTAGAAGGTCCTCGTGGCGATGACATTGCTTCGCCCCGGTAGTTACTAAGCGAGTTAACGTTCTCATCGGAATGTCTTCCGCATCATAACCAGCGAAAGCTTCGTTTAGTGTCCTGACGCGATCTCGGAAAGAACTATTGAGAATGAGGTTATCGACAGCTGCCTTAATGGATTTCTCGGTACATGTGCGAAATGAATGTGCTGTCCCCAGTCGATGATAGACCACACGGCTCGCACATCCGGGTTGATCAGCGCGTCGAGGAAAAACGACCATTGGAACGCACTTGGAAATTGCCTCCTTTATTGAGGTTCCGCCTCCATGTGTGATCAAGATTGAAGCGTCCGTTAATACCTGCCGTTGCGATGCCCATCCTAGGATGACAATGTTTCCGTAGCCCTCGAATTCGGATGCCAATTTGGTGGCTTCCTCTCTCGACCCTGTCGCAACTAAAAGGCGATATCCGCCTTTCACCCCGACCCCTCGAATAACCTTGCGGTAAAAGTCGATCATCCTGTGGGTTTCCCCTCGCCGCACGGTACCTAGGCTGCAATACACAAGCGGTCCCGTGCCTTCTGGATATTTTAGCGGCACGTCGGCTTCATCGTCATCGTGAGCGACGCATGGGCCTATAAAGTAGGCGTCAGGTACGGAGTTTACTCGCGGAAAGTCGAATTCCTTGGCTTGGAGCACAATCTCGGGCATGCTCCAAAATGCCTTGTCAAACCTGACCGGCCGAGATTTCCACATCGTTGAGAGCGGGAAATTCGCTATCGCTGATGTGACGTTGATATTTGATCTCGAAGAGACACCGATCGCCAACTCCTCGAATTTATCCCTGAGGCAATCGCCACTGAACTTTAGTTTCTGAAGCCACCAAAGTGCTAGGATGGCCGCGCGGCTGGTCCGCGTGGTCTTGGGGCAATAGCGAAATGTGTACGGAGGTACTTGTGGGTCCTGCGTCAACAGCGGCTTTGTACTCACTGATGCGCAGTTGGCGTTCACTTCCCAAAAAAACGGAAACAAGTGCAGTAGGAACGGATCGAAGAGCACCAGGTCCGGGCGGAACCTGTCGACTAGGCTGCGAACGATTCCTCTTATCTCCAAGAAATGATCTACGCGTCTCGATCTATTGGAGTTGCGCCTTCGAAGCTCGCCCCAACTCATGACGATGTTTCTTGAAAGAATAAAGCGATCTTCGGCCAAAACAGGCACGCCTTTGTTTCTCACTTTTTCTATAGCTGCGGCGCTTGAAACGAATAGCACCTGATGACCCGCTTCATGTGCCCTTTGAGCAAGGCCAACCGTCGCAAACAGATGGCCGGCAAAATCATCAATGAGAAAAAGAAATCTTGCCATTTGAACTCTGTATATCCTTTTCGCAGGCCACTTTTGCGGAGGTGTAGCGGGCTGCCGTTTCGCGTTCGCGTGTCAGGACGTGCTTTTGGCTGACGATAAGTCTGTTATGTAGCGGTGGGCGACAAGCCACCGTTCAATTCCCACAGCGGCTTCTTCGGGCGTTAGCGCTAAAGTTGTGATGGTAAGATCAGGTGACTCCGGATTTTCGTACGGCGAATCTATGCCTGTGAAGTTAGGTATTTCGCCAGTCAGGGCTCGAATATACAGACCTTTCGGATCCCGACGGACGCATTCTTCGAGCGGCGTATCTACAAATATCTCCACAAATGTTTCCGGTCCGATCTTATCCTTTGCGGCTTGCCTTTCAGCATGAAAGGGCGAAATCACCGAAACGATCACGATCAAGCCTGCATCTGCCATGAGGCGGGCTACCTCGGTCACTCGTCTTATATTTTCAACTCGATCCGCCGCCTTGAATCCTAGATCGTAGTTGAGACCGTGCCTGAGGTTATCCCCATCCAAGAGATAGGAGTGCTGACCTCGCGCATGAAGCCTCTTCTCTAGGAGGTTTGCTATGGTAGACTTACCAGCGCCGGACAGGCCGGTGAACCAAAGCACGACCGGCTTTTGGTTTTTGATGAGGCTGCGGGCTTCTCGGTCAACTTCTTGAACCTGCCAGGTTATGTTGCCTGCGCGCCTGAGGGAATGCATGATCATTCCAGCACCGGCGGTTTCATTTGTCATGCGATCTATTATGATAAAGGAGCCGGTTTCACGATTTTTCTTATATTCATCGAAGCAGATTGGTTGCTGCATGCGGAGGTTACACATGCCAATTTCGTTCTGACGCAACTCCGAAGCGGCCTCCTCGCGACCGCTATCAATGTTTACGCGGCTCTTTAAGCTTGTGACGGTTACAGCCACCTGGTCAATCTGGGTTCGTAATAAATACGACCGTCCTGGAAGTAACGCTTTTTCATGAAACCAGATAATCATTGCACAAAGTTGATCCGTCGCATGTGGCGGGGTATCCAATTGTGTCAGAATGTTCCCTCGTGCGAGTTCAATGTCATCCGCGAGGGAAATAGTGGCGCTCTGACCGCTGGTCACTTGCCCGGTGGGGCATCCGGCTACCGTGATCCGGCTGATCACTGTGAGCTTTCCTGATCGCGCCTCGCGCACGGGATCACCAACCGCTGCAGCTCCTGCTGCGACTTTGCCGCAAAAGCCGCGGAAATCCCCGCTTTTGATCACGTACTGAACCGGGAAACGAAAGTGTTTATTGCAACCTTGTGAGGGAACCTCGACGTTGTCCAACAAATCGATCAACGTCGCACCTTTAAACCAAGGCATCCTCTCTGAACGGGTTGTTACGTTGTCGCCGTCAGTCGCCACAACCGGAATTGCGCTAAAATTTTGGATTCCTAGACCTTCGGAAAATACCTTAAAGGATCGTGAGGTTCGTTCAAAAATACCGTGATCGTAGTTCACCAAATCCATCTTGTTTACTGCGAGGATGAAGTTTTGGATCCCTAGAAAGGAAGCAATAGTAGTGTGCCGCCTAGTCTGCTCTAGCAGGCCCTTTCTCGCGTCGATCAAGATTATGGCCAAGTCCGTCACAGAGGCTGCTGTGGCCATATTCCGGGTAAATTGTGCATGTCCCGGAGTATCAGCTAGGATAAAACGTCGCGATGCGGTGGAGAAGTAGCGATAAGCCACGTCGATTGTTATGCCCTGCTCCCTCTCAGCGGCCAACCCGTCCAGCAAGACGCTAAAGTCGATTGGCAAAGTAGTAATCTGGCCATTTGTACAGCGCAATGACTCAAGCTGGTCGTCGTACAGCGCGTTGCAGTCGTAAAGGAGGCGACCTAACAACGTTGACTTGCCATCATCCACTGAGCCGCAGGTCATGAATCTCAGCAAGGACTTTTGGACTTGTTGAGCGTGAGACCTTTCCAGCCGAGTGCGGATTTCTTGCCGCATCAGAAATACCCCTCCCGTTTTTTCCTCTCCATTGAGCTCGCTGGGTCGCTGTCAGCGATGCGACCCTGACGCTCCGACATTCTAGTCGTTTTCATTTCCCTAATGATTTTTTTGACCGAGGACGCGTTTGATTCGACGGCGGCAGTAAGGGGATAACAGCCCAGCGTGCGGAACCGAACGTTCCTGTACTCAGGCGTCTCGCCAGACTGCAGGATAAAGCGCTCGTCATCGACGACGATCCACTGTCGCCCTCTGCGCACCACCGGCCGCTGTGCAGAGGTATACAGTGATACTATCGGGATGTTCTTGCATGAGATGTATTCCCAGATGTCCAATTCGGTCCAATTGGAAAGGGGAAATACTCGCATGGTTTGGCCCTGCGAGAGATTGGTGTTGAATATGTTCCACATTTCCGGACGCTGATTTTTCGGGTCCCATGAATGGTTAAATGAACGAAGAGAGAAAATTCTTTCTTTCGCACGGGATTTTTCCTCGTCACGCCGCGCGCCTCCTACTGCGGCATCGAAACCACCTGCCTCAAGGGCCTGGCGCAGTGCTATTGTTTTCATCTGATGGGTGTAGGTGTCGAGGGTGTGTTCGAACGGATTTATGTTGTCGCGGACGGCTTCGTGATTGGTGTGAACGATAAGCTTCAGCCCGTTCGTGACTGCTGTCTCGTCACGAAAGGCGATCATTTCCTTAAATTTCCACGTCGTATCGATATGAAGTAGGGGGACTTCCAGCCGCGCCGGGTGGACGGCTTTCTGGGCAATATGAAGAAGTACCGAGGAATCTTTTCCGACGGAGTAAAGGATTACCGGGCGCTCGAATGTAGCTATAACCTCACGGAAAATGTTAATGGCTTCTGCTTCGAGATAATCAAGATGGTGG
This genomic window from Allorhizobium ampelinum S4 contains:
- a CDS encoding glycosyltransferase; protein product: MARFLFLIDDFAGHLFATVGLAQRAHEAGHQVLFVSSAAAIEKVRNKGVPVLAEDRFILSRNIVMSWGELRRRNSNRSRRVDHFLEIRGIVRSLVDRFRPDLVLFDPFLLHLFPFFWEVNANCASVSTKPLLTQDPQVPPYTFRYCPKTTRTSRAAILALWWLQKLKFSGDCLRDKFEELAIGVSSRSNINVTSAIANFPLSTMWKSRPVRFDKAFWSMPEIVLQAKEFDFPRVNSVPDAYFIGPCVAHDDDEADVPLKYPEGTGPLVYCSLGTVRRGETHRMIDFYRKVIRGVGVKGGYRLLVATGSREEATKLASEFEGYGNIVILGWASQRQVLTDASILITHGGGTSIKEAISKCVPMVVFPRRADQPGCASRVVYHRLGTAHSFRTCTEKSIKAAVDNLILNSSFRDRVRTLNEAFAGYDAEDIPMRTLTRLVTTGAKQCHRHEDLLKQVASIPPHSLQL
- the cysC gene encoding adenylyl-sulfate kinase, with product MRQEIRTRLERSHAQQVQKSLLRFMTCGSVDDGKSTLLGRLLYDCNALYDDQLESLRCTNGQITTLPIDFSVLLDGLAAEREQGITIDVAYRYFSTASRRFILADTPGHAQFTRNMATAASVTDLAIILIDARKGLLEQTRRHTTIASFLGIQNFILAVNKMDLVNYDHGIFERTSRSFKVFSEGLGIQNFSAIPVVATDGDNVTTRSERMPWFKGATLIDLLDNVEVPSQGCNKHFRFPVQYVIKSGDFRGFCGKVAAGAAAVGDPVREARSGKLTVISRITVAGCPTGQVTSGQSATISLADDIELARGNILTQLDTPPHATDQLCAMIIWFHEKALLPGRSYLLRTQIDQVAVTVTSLKSRVNIDSGREEAASELRQNEIGMCNLRMQQPICFDEYKKNRETGSFIIIDRMTNETAGAGMIMHSLRRAGNITWQVQEVDREARSLIKNQKPVVLWFTGLSGAGKSTIANLLEKRLHARGQHSYLLDGDNLRHGLNYDLGFKAADRVENIRRVTEVARLMADAGLIVIVSVISPFHAERQAAKDKIGPETFVEIFVDTPLEECVRRDPKGLYIRALTGEIPNFTGIDSPYENPESPDLTITTLALTPEEAAVGIERWLVAHRYITDLSSAKSTS
- the cysD gene encoding sulfate adenylyltransferase subunit CysD, with amino-acid sequence MSQPHHLDYLEAEAINIFREVIATFERPVILYSVGKDSSVLLHIAQKAVHPARLEVPLLHIDTTWKFKEMIAFRDETAVTNGLKLIVHTNHEAVRDNINPFEHTLDTYTHQMKTIALRQALEAGGFDAAVGGARRDEEKSRAKERIFSLRSFNHSWDPKNQRPEMWNIFNTNLSQGQTMRVFPLSNWTELDIWEYISCKNIPIVSLYTSAQRPVVRRGRQWIVVDDERFILQSGETPEYRNVRFRTLGCYPLTAAVESNASSVKKIIREMKTTRMSERQGRIADSDPASSMERKKREGYF